Proteins co-encoded in one Desulfotignum phosphitoxidans DSM 13687 genomic window:
- a CDS encoding MotA/TolQ/ExbB proton channel family protein: MILLFTHGGFLMYPLLLCSVIALTLIIERTIFWVTSGIDRDRPLMDRVLELSAEENWEEIRKATQGSKNSVVRVLISGILHRDYSPVKAMESAAADEIYKMRRFMGALDTIITIAPLLGILGTVVGIIESFDMLGASGIEDPMAVTGGIAKALITTASGLTIAIVTVFPYNFFNARIERAAQIIEKYATSFEIMHERQMTQFDPCREDTHEN; encoded by the coding sequence ATGATTCTTTTATTCACCCATGGCGGATTTTTGATGTATCCGCTGCTTTTATGCTCTGTCATCGCTTTGACCTTAATCATTGAACGCACCATTTTCTGGGTAACTTCCGGCATTGACCGGGACAGGCCCCTTATGGACCGGGTGCTGGAACTGTCTGCTGAAGAAAACTGGGAGGAAATCCGAAAGGCCACCCAGGGATCAAAAAACAGCGTGGTCCGGGTTTTGATCAGCGGGATTCTTCACCGGGACTATTCCCCGGTTAAAGCCATGGAATCAGCCGCTGCAGATGAAATCTATAAAATGCGCCGTTTCATGGGCGCCTTGGACACCATCATCACCATTGCCCCGTTGCTGGGTATACTGGGAACCGTGGTGGGCATCATTGAATCCTTTGACATGCTCGGAGCTTCGGGGATCGAAGATCCCATGGCCGTGACCGGCGGGATTGCCAAGGCCCTGATCACCACGGCATCCGGCCTGACCATTGCCATTGTCACCGTGTTTCCCTATAATTTTTTCAATGCCCGCATTGAACGGGCTGCCCAGATCATTGAAAAATATGCCACCAGTTTTGAGATCATGCATGAACGGCAAATGACCCAATTTGACCCCTGCCGGGAAGACACCCATGAAAATTAA